GGACAAACTCGCAGGGGCCGAACCAAAACTCACAGCAGTCCAGTCGGCGCTGGCAAACCTGCGCGTCCAGCAGATCGCTCGCATCGAACGAACCTTGCAGCCGTATTGGTTTTTCCGAAAACACGGCATGAATCCGAACCCGCGCCAAGAATTTTCCACCTTGACACAATGGCTCGATTATGCCGCATCCGACGCAGGCGCTCGCGCGAGCATCTCCATGTTCATCGGCGAGGACGAACTGGAAAACAACAAGATCGACGTGAGCGCCATGTTCCTCGAAGCGGTTCGTCTCTTCGAACCTCTGTTCGAAGCGGTGTATGGCGCTGCCGTAGAAAATGGTTCGCCCCCGACCGAATGGCTCGAGCCATCAGGCATCGTCGAAGCAAGCATCGACGAACCGCCCCTTCGAGACCTCAAGGCGATCTGCGACGATTTCGCGACCGGCCTGCGAGAAGCAAATCTGGTCCTCGGAACACATCACGATGAAAATGTCAAGGCATTCGTTGCAAGTTTGACGACGAAACGTTTTCTCATCCTGACGGGTTTGTCGGGGTCCGGTAAAACGCAGCTCGCCTTACGTTTTGGCGATTGGCTCGGTATCGATCGCGTGCGTGTGACGCCGGTTCGGCCAGACTGGACCGGAGCCGAGGCGCTCTTTGGATATGAAGACGCGTTGCAGCCCATGCGAGATGGCGCGCGCGCTTGGCACGTGCCCGAAGCGCTCGAATTCATGCTCAGGGCTGCGAACGATCCGGACAAACCGTATTTGCTCATTTTGGACGAAATGAATTTGGCCCACGTCGAACGATATTTTGCAGACTTTTTATCGGGTATGGAGACCCTTCAGCCCTGTTTGCCCAACCTCGAAAGGTACGACGACGGCCTTTATCGAATTTCGCCGGGGACCGAGCCGAGGCTGCCCATGCCCGCGAATTTATTCGTCGTCGGCACGGTGAACATCGACGAAACCACGTATCTTTTCTCGCCCAAAGTGCTCGATCGTGCCAACACCATCGATTTCAAGGTGCGAACGGAAGATCTCCAACTCGATTACCAAAAGCCCGGACCCTGCAAACCTGGCTCCAATGCAATGATTCGCGGATTTTTAGCCATCTCAACCGACGAACGCTATCACGTCGATCACCCTGCTCCAAAGCAAGCAGAATTCGCGCATGGTTTGCGGCGCGTGCATCGAATTCTTGCCGAGCACAACTTGGAATTCGGACACCGCGTCTTTTATGAAGCAACGCGTTTTTCCGCCATGTTTGCCGCTGCCGGTCATATGAATCCGCACGCTGCACTCGACCGCCAAATCATGCACAAGGTCCTCCCGCGATTGCATGGGTCACGACGCAAATTGGAGCTTGCGCTGTGTTCACTCGCGGCCGAATGTTTGGATCCCGAGAGCGTCGAGCTTGATGCAATGTCGTCCCGATTCGACCCACTGGCACCCATGGCCGGTCCCGTGCGCATGCCGCTATCGTTCGACAAGATCCAGCGAATGGTGCGCGCGTTGCGAATGAACCAGTTCACGAGTTTTTCCGAGTAATTCATGTCGGAGGTCAAGAGCGTCGAGCTTCCCATTTTGGATGAATGGGGGCACGAACGTGGCCGAGTCAAAATTGCCATTTTACCTAGCAGCCGCTACCAGCGCACGCCACGCTTGCTCATCGATACGCGCGGTGAAACACAGGATTTGGATGACGATCTCGAAAGCGTGCGGCTCGTCGAAGCAGCCGAATATGTGTACGTCATCGACGTGCCGAATGCCCGTGGTCCCTTCGATACGGACCATCCGGAGATGTTCTTTGCGGATACGGAATTCGGCGATCGAGGCCGTTTACGCACGGGGGAATACACCGGCGCAGTCGACGTCACCGTCATCGCCGCATCCAAAGACGTTGGGAAAATATGCTTCGAGGTTCAATCGACGAAACTCGATTACATGTCCGATTATCGGTGGATGCTGCGTGATATCGCCGAAGCGTGCACGGACCTCGTGATGGACCGATTTGCTGCATCGGCGGCGCGGTTTTCGGTGGATGATTCGCACGATTCGGAGACGCTCTACCAGCGATTTTCATTTTTGCGGAGCTTGCTCGAACGGGACGAGTTTCAGGCGGCAATCGGTCGCATTCTGGCTGCGCCATATGTCACGTGGGAGGAAGTCGAAGACGTCGCGTGGCAGGCGCGCGGGCTCCGTCCGAGCTCGCGCATCGCGCGAAGTATCGTGCGTCCCGGGCCGCGTGCATGGTCGACCCATGTCATTGCAGGCGATCTGGACAGCATTCCGCAGCCGATGGTCGTACCGCGGATGGAAACGACCTTGGACAATCTGCCCAATCGTTTCATAAAATGGGTTTTACGCGAATGGCTCACGATGATCGGTCGCGTATCTTCGGCGCTCGAACTTTCTTCTGAAGCTAGCCCCTTTGCGCGGCGCGGGAAGCGAGAAATTGCCGGCTTACGAAAGAAGCTCGAAGCCATTCTCGAGGACGGTCTGTTTCGAGACATCGGTGAATTGACGATGTATCCCGGGGCGAGTCAGGTATTGCAGAAGCGCGAGGGTTATCGATATTTCCTTGCAGCGCACGTACAATTCGAGGCGGCGGCGCGGCTCTACTGGCCGGGCATGGACTACGTTTATCGCGCCGGGCAACGTAATGTCGCAAAATTGTACGAGTATTGGGTGTATCTGCAACTTGGAATGATCGTGGCACGATTATGCGGTCATGCATTCGATTCGACGCGGCTCATCGAGCCGACCGAAGATGGGCTCGTGCTGCGACTGCGTTATCGCGACGAGGCGATGGTCACGGGAACCATCGAACGATTGGGGCGAACGATACGATTGGAATTGTGGTACAACAAATCGTTCGGCGCATCTCGCGCAGGGGTTGAAGGTTCGTGGACGAGGCCGCTGCGACCCGATTGTTCGCTGCTTGCGCAGATACGTGACGATGCAAAGAATGCGCTCGCCACATGGATACACTTCGATGCCAAGTACCGCATCGAAAACGCGGAAGAGACGTTTGGCAAAGC
The Polyangiaceae bacterium genome window above contains:
- a CDS encoding DUF2357 domain-containing protein; the encoded protein is MSEVKSVELPILDEWGHERGRVKIAILPSSRYQRTPRLLIDTRGETQDLDDDLESVRLVEAAEYVYVIDVPNARGPFDTDHPEMFFADTEFGDRGRLRTGEYTGAVDVTVIAASKDVGKICFEVQSTKLDYMSDYRWMLRDIAEACTDLVMDRFAASAARFSVDDSHDSETLYQRFSFLRSLLERDEFQAAIGRILAAPYVTWEEVEDVAWQARGLRPSSRIARSIVRPGPRAWSTHVIAGDLDSIPQPMVVPRMETTLDNLPNRFIKWVLREWLTMIGRVSSALELSSEASPFARRGKREIAGLRKKLEAILEDGLFRDIGELTMYPGASQVLQKREGYRYFLAAHVQFEAAARLYWPGMDYVYRAGQRNVAKLYEYWVYLQLGMIVARLCGHAFDSTRLIEPTEDGLVLRLRYRDEAMVTGTIERLGRTIRLELWYNKSFGASRAGVEGSWTRPLRPDCSLLAQIRDDAKNALATWIHFDAKYRIENAEETFGKADDDDSVQTNFRREDLLKMHAYKDAIRKSSGAYIIYPGTDGGNPFRQYHELLPGLGAFTLRPSADGESIGSFALSSFIENVLTHLALQATQHERARYWTARAYAGPPVEARVPAVPFIVEPPADVLVLLGYAKNASHRVWIAHSLMYNLRADAHRGGAVGIDSRELAAHLLVVYGDDMDIDIYKIVDVPRIMTAQQLASMDYPEPRGRHYFCYSLQCVGDERQSKWLTRSIVERVRMRMNPQALVGAPVVVTWLDLCAEAQFDDANTLKR